The proteins below come from a single Streptococcus canis genomic window:
- a CDS encoding fibronectin binding protein, translating to MSSLVEFEENTQSGMSGQHQGEMTTVKDTKVSSDKPEDKLSKEDTGKNRKDEQKK from the coding sequence CTGTCAAGTCTTGTTGAGTTTGAAGAAAATACCCAATCAGGTATGTCAGGTCAGCATCAAGGTGAAATGACAACGGTAAAAGATACTAAAGTGTCAAGTGATAAACCAGAAGATAAACTGTCTAAAGAAGATACAGGCAAAAATCGTAAAGATGAGCAGAAGAAATAG
- a CDS encoding alpha/beta hydrolase, translated as MKQSFQKLMVALGLMLTLSLPTSASASSRSWKSWFIEQYFWLKRDKSYYAEQDDTSFQNYLNACREQSDKPYELDPGTVNGQLVQEKLFDMQVYSWNDNGKPNQKTIFYLAGGSYLNNPTSYHISMLKTLSTSLDAKIILPIYPKAPRYTYDYAMPRLVNLYKHYQQKNQELFLMGDSAGGGLALGLAHALNNESVAQPKQIILLSPWLDVTMSHAEIPNYEEADPILSAWGLKRVGALWANSSDNTNHIYVSPKNGPIHNLAPITLFTGTREIFYPDIRDYAAKLQAAKHQVTYIAQEGMNHVYPIYPIEEAKTAQYQIIDAINKTP; from the coding sequence TTGAAACAGTCTTTTCAAAAATTAATGGTGGCTTTAGGCCTTATGCTGACCTTGAGTTTACCAACTTCTGCTTCGGCTAGTTCCCGTTCCTGGAAGAGCTGGTTTATCGAACAATATTTCTGGCTGAAACGTGACAAGAGTTACTATGCAGAACAAGATGATACCAGTTTCCAAAACTATCTAAATGCTTGCCGTGAACAGTCTGATAAGCCCTACGAACTTGACCCTGGCACAGTAAATGGACAGCTTGTTCAAGAAAAACTTTTTGACATGCAAGTTTACTCTTGGAATGACAACGGAAAACCGAATCAAAAAACCATTTTTTATCTAGCTGGAGGCTCTTATCTCAATAACCCAACTTCTTATCATATCAGCATGTTAAAAACCCTATCCACCAGCCTCGATGCTAAAATCATTTTACCAATTTATCCGAAGGCTCCTCGCTATACCTACGATTATGCCATGCCAAGATTGGTTAACCTTTACAAGCATTATCAGCAAAAAAACCAAGAGCTTTTCCTTATGGGAGACTCAGCTGGAGGAGGACTGGCCTTGGGATTGGCCCATGCCTTGAATAATGAATCCGTTGCCCAACCTAAACAGATTATCCTTCTCTCTCCATGGCTAGATGTGACCATGTCTCACGCTGAAATTCCAAATTACGAAGAAGCTGACCCTATCTTATCTGCTTGGGGACTAAAACGCGTTGGTGCCCTCTGGGCAAATTCATCTGATAACACAAACCATATCTATGTTAGCCCTAAAAATGGACCTATCCATAACCTCGCACCAATCACTTTATTCACTGGGACTCGTGAAATTTTCTACCCAGATATTCGCGACTACGCTGCCAAGTTACAAGCAGCTAAGCATCAAGTAACCTATATCGCCCAAGAAGGGATGAACCATGTTTACCCTATCTATCCGATTGAAGAGGCCAAAACAGCCCAATACCAAATCATTGATGCTATTAATAAAACGCCTTAA
- a CDS encoding CopY/TcrY family copper transport repressor: MQHITSAEWEVMRVVWASGTIKSSDIIAVLGQKFQWSNSTIKTLIGRLMDKKALGAYREGRAYIYHALVDETELQKAALAAVLDSICQRKHAELLLSRLYDLPMTSADIADFQVLLETKKEKTVTQVPCNCLPGQCHCQKKEDIND, encoded by the coding sequence ATGCAACACATAACATCAGCTGAGTGGGAGGTCATGCGCGTGGTCTGGGCAAGCGGGACTATTAAAAGTAGCGACATTATTGCCGTTCTTGGGCAAAAGTTTCAGTGGTCGAATTCGACCATCAAAACCTTAATTGGCCGTTTGATGGATAAAAAAGCTTTGGGAGCTTACCGAGAGGGAAGGGCCTATATTTATCATGCCTTAGTTGATGAAACTGAGCTTCAAAAAGCTGCTTTAGCTGCTGTTTTGGATAGTATTTGTCAGCGAAAACATGCAGAATTATTGTTGAGTAGGCTTTATGATTTGCCCATGACATCGGCTGACATTGCTGACTTTCAAGTCTTGTTAGAAACTAAAAAAGAAAAGACAGTGACACAGGTGCCTTGCAATTGTCTTCCTGGTCAATGCCATTGTCAAAAGAAGGAGGACATTAATGACTAA
- a CDS encoding heavy metal translocating P-type ATPase, whose translation MTKETFLVDGMTCASCALTIEKAVNQLPEVDKAVVNLATEKLSVEFAADKLAASNIIQAVEAAGYGASVLDASKQQNPLERQEQEVATIWHRFLWSAAFTLPLLYLAMGHMVGFWLPTLLQPQLHPVLYSVSQLLLTLPVLFINRHYYDNGFRALFRGHPNMDSLVALATSFAFLYSLYGSLYIVLGQVQFVHSLYFESVVVILTLIRLGKYFEIRSKGRTSQAIQKLMSLKATEVRVWRDKQWQLLSLEEVTYDDLVLIQPGEKVSVDGVIIEGHSSLDESFLTGESLPVDKHENDKVFAGTLNGQGALTVKPTKFGNDTLLAHIIQLVEEAQENKAPIAAMADKVSGIFVPVVLILALLTGCFWLFVMQESLRFSLTTAIAVLVIACPCALGLATPTAIMVGTGRAAENGILVKGGHILEGAHQLTTIVFDKTGTITEGKASLQQIISFSEDNHLVLQEAASLERYSQHPLGQALVRAAEEAGYQSLLVDQFESLTGLGLTGQLNGNHLAVGNEALMTRLAVDLTSSHRAFEKAASEGQTVVYYAKNGQLQALFLIADAVKKDSRATIKALHKMGLQTVMLTGDNDATARTIANQVGITNVVSQVLPHQKADVIANLQADGKKVAMVGDGINDAPALALADIGIAMGSGTDIAIESADMILMKPDMLDLVKALSLSRATMTIVKENLFWAFIYNIVMIPVAMGIFHLIGGPLLNPMLAGLAMSLSSVSVVLNALRLKRKPI comes from the coding sequence ATGACTAAAGAAACCTTTTTGGTGGACGGGATGACTTGTGCGTCTTGTGCCTTAACCATTGAAAAAGCGGTTAATCAATTACCAGAGGTGGACAAGGCTGTTGTGAACTTGGCTACTGAAAAACTATCGGTTGAATTTGCTGCTGATAAGTTAGCAGCTAGCAATATTATTCAAGCTGTGGAGGCTGCAGGCTACGGTGCTAGTGTTTTGGATGCCAGTAAGCAACAGAATCCCTTAGAACGTCAGGAGCAAGAGGTGGCTACTATTTGGCATCGATTCTTGTGGTCTGCTGCCTTTACTCTTCCGTTATTGTATTTAGCCATGGGGCACATGGTAGGTTTTTGGTTGCCAACATTGTTGCAGCCCCAGCTTCATCCCGTCCTTTATAGTGTTAGTCAACTGCTACTAACCTTGCCAGTTCTTTTTATAAACCGTCATTATTATGACAATGGTTTTAGGGCCTTGTTTAGAGGGCATCCCAATATGGATTCTTTAGTTGCCTTAGCAACCAGCTTTGCCTTTCTTTATAGTCTTTACGGAAGCCTTTATATTGTTTTAGGTCAGGTTCAGTTTGTCCATTCCCTTTATTTTGAATCAGTTGTGGTGATTTTGACCCTTATTCGTTTAGGGAAGTATTTTGAAATCCGGTCTAAAGGGCGGACATCTCAAGCTATTCAAAAACTCATGTCTTTAAAGGCCACGGAGGTTAGGGTTTGGCGTGATAAGCAATGGCAATTGCTTTCCTTGGAGGAAGTGACTTATGATGATCTTGTCCTTATTCAGCCAGGGGAAAAAGTGTCAGTTGATGGTGTGATTATAGAGGGTCACAGTAGTCTGGACGAATCCTTTTTGACAGGAGAAAGTTTGCCTGTTGATAAGCATGAAAATGACAAGGTTTTTGCTGGGACTTTAAATGGTCAAGGGGCTCTGACCGTTAAGCCAACTAAGTTTGGGAATGATACACTGCTAGCACATATCATTCAATTAGTGGAAGAAGCTCAAGAAAACAAGGCACCTATTGCTGCTATGGCAGATAAGGTATCAGGCATTTTTGTGCCAGTGGTGTTAATTTTGGCACTTTTGACAGGATGTTTCTGGTTGTTTGTTATGCAAGAAAGCCTCCGTTTTAGTTTGACAACCGCCATTGCTGTGCTAGTGATTGCTTGCCCTTGTGCTTTAGGGTTAGCAACGCCAACAGCGATTATGGTTGGGACAGGTCGTGCTGCAGAGAATGGTATTCTCGTTAAAGGTGGCCATATTCTGGAAGGAGCACATCAGCTAACGACTATTGTTTTTGATAAAACAGGAACCATTACAGAAGGTAAAGCTAGTTTGCAACAGATTATTTCCTTTTCTGAGGACAATCATCTTGTTTTGCAAGAAGCCGCTTCATTAGAACGTTATTCTCAACACCCTTTGGGTCAGGCACTTGTTCGTGCTGCTGAAGAAGCTGGCTACCAGAGTTTACTGGTAGATCAGTTTGAGTCTTTGACAGGGCTTGGCTTAACAGGGCAACTTAATGGTAACCACCTAGCAGTTGGTAATGAAGCCTTGATGACACGACTTGCTGTTGATTTAACTTCTTCTCATCGAGCCTTTGAAAAGGCAGCTAGTGAAGGACAGACTGTTGTGTATTATGCTAAAAATGGTCAACTACAAGCCCTCTTTTTAATTGCTGACGCTGTAAAGAAAGATAGTCGAGCTACTATCAAAGCCCTGCATAAGATGGGCCTTCAGACAGTCATGTTGACAGGAGATAATGACGCCACAGCAAGGACCATTGCCAATCAAGTGGGAATTACTAATGTGGTTAGTCAAGTCCTTCCTCATCAGAAGGCAGATGTCATTGCTAACTTGCAAGCAGACGGAAAAAAAGTGGCCATGGTAGGAGATGGGATCAATGACGCTCCTGCCCTTGCCCTAGCTGATATTGGAATAGCTATGGGATCAGGTACGGATATTGCCATTGAGTCGGCAGATATGATTCTGATGAAACCTGATATGTTGGATTTGGTCAAAGCCTTGTCATTAAGTCGAGCAACGATGACTATTGTTAAAGAGAATTTGTTTTGGGCTTTTATTTATAATATTGTCATGATACCAGTTGCTATGGGAATCTTTCATCTCATTGGTGGTCCGCTCTTAAATCCCATGCTAGCTGGTTTGGCCATGAGTTTGAGTTCGGTGTCAGTTGTCTTAAATGCACTGCGATTAAAACGAAAACCTATTTAA
- a CDS encoding heavy-metal-associated domain-containing protein — protein MEKSYQIKGMKCDGCVKTVTEKLTAIPGVDAVEVNLEKGEVKVTGYPLTLFLKRALKGTKFELNKLP, from the coding sequence ATGGAAAAGAGTTATCAAATTAAGGGAATGAAGTGTGATGGTTGTGTCAAAACCGTCACTGAAAAATTAACAGCTATTCCTGGTGTAGATGCTGTGGAAGTGAATTTGGAAAAGGGAGAAGTTAAGGTAACAGGTTATCCTCTCACTCTTTTCTTGAAGCGAGCGCTGAAAGGAACTAAATTTGAATTGAACAAGTTGCCTTAG
- a CDS encoding DeoR/GlpR family DNA-binding transcription regulator, which produces MLKRERLLTIIEKVNEKGIITVNDIIETLNVSDMTVRRDLDELEKAGKLIRIHGGAQSITMPNKKERSNTEKQTVQTKEKRELASYATQLVNDGETIFIGPGTTLEFFAEQLKNRQIRIVTNSLPVFTILQDSETVDLILIGGEYRSITGAFVGSLASQNISSLKFAKAFISCNGIYKNDIATYSETEGEIQKLAFNNSIEKYLLVDNQKFNAYDFFIFYHLDDIDAVVTDSQITDDMVERYNQFTQVLVAKKKSD; this is translated from the coding sequence ATGTTAAAAAGAGAAAGACTTCTGACAATTATTGAAAAAGTCAATGAGAAAGGTATTATCACGGTCAATGACATTATTGAGACCTTAAATGTCTCTGATATGACGGTTCGCAGAGATTTAGATGAACTGGAAAAAGCAGGAAAATTAATCCGTATCCATGGAGGGGCACAGAGCATTACCATGCCTAACAAAAAAGAACGGTCAAATACTGAGAAGCAAACCGTTCAAACAAAAGAAAAACGTGAGTTAGCTTCTTATGCAACTCAATTGGTCAATGACGGAGAAACCATCTTCATTGGCCCTGGAACCACCCTAGAATTTTTTGCTGAGCAATTAAAAAATCGTCAGATTCGTATTGTAACCAATAGCCTCCCCGTCTTTACTATTCTTCAGGATAGCGAAACCGTTGACCTAATTCTGATCGGTGGTGAATACCGATCCATTACCGGAGCTTTTGTTGGGTCCCTTGCCAGTCAAAATATCTCCTCCTTAAAATTTGCCAAAGCCTTTATTAGTTGCAATGGCATTTATAAAAACGACATTGCTACTTACAGTGAAACCGAAGGGGAAATTCAAAAACTAGCCTTTAATAATTCTATTGAAAAATACCTCTTGGTAGATAACCAAAAATTCAATGCCTACGACTTTTTCATTTTTTACCATTTAGATGATATTGATGCCGTTGTGACAGATTCGCAAATTACCGATGACATGGTGGAACGCTATAACCAGTTTACCCAAGTCTTAGTTGCTAAGAAAAAGAGCGACTGA
- a CDS encoding PTS sugar transporter subunit IIA: MFPNILFTEARTQAELFDFVASYLEKAGYVTQGYHQALVEREAVFPTGLKVDLKDGSDILYAAIPHTETKYCLVDQVVYVRNSQALVFKHMINPEEDCLVTDFFFIINSQNEGQTTILSNLITFFITKGNLSHLASLKDNKQAISNYLIEKGVFQHD, from the coding sequence GTGTTTCCTAATATTCTATTTACTGAAGCAAGGACGCAGGCAGAGCTTTTTGACTTTGTTGCTAGCTACTTGGAAAAGGCTGGTTATGTGACGCAAGGGTACCATCAGGCTTTGGTGGAGCGTGAGGCGGTATTTCCGACAGGACTCAAAGTGGACCTCAAAGATGGGTCAGATATTTTGTATGCGGCTATTCCGCATACAGAAACCAAGTATTGCTTGGTTGATCAAGTGGTCTATGTTAGAAATAGTCAGGCCCTTGTTTTTAAGCACATGATTAACCCAGAAGAAGACTGTTTGGTAACGGATTTCTTCTTTATTATCAATAGTCAAAATGAGGGTCAAACGACGATCCTATCTAATCTCATTACTTTCTTTATTACTAAGGGGAATCTTAGCCATCTAGCCAGTCTAAAAGACAATAAACAAGCTATTTCAAACTATTTAATAGAAAAAGGAGTATTTCAGCATGATTAA
- a CDS encoding PTS sugar transporter subunit IIB, protein MIKILAACGAGVNSSHQIKDAIESQMSDRGYDVHCDAVMVKDITEELVSRYDIFTPIAKTDLGFDLPIPTVEAGPILYRIPVMSEPVFAELERVIKENHLQ, encoded by the coding sequence ATGATTAAAATTCTAGCAGCCTGTGGGGCAGGTGTTAATTCAAGTCATCAAATTAAAGATGCTATCGAAAGCCAAATGAGTGATCGTGGCTATGATGTTCATTGTGATGCGGTGATGGTCAAAGACATCACAGAAGAATTGGTGTCTCGTTATGATATTTTCACACCTATTGCTAAGACCGATTTGGGATTTGATTTACCAATTCCAACAGTAGAAGCAGGGCCTATTCTTTACCGTATTCCTGTCATGAGTGAACCTGTTTTTGCTGAATTGGAGCGCGTGATTAAAGAAAACCATTTGCAGTAA
- a CDS encoding PTS galactitol transporter subunit IIC: MQPFLDVINKVLGFPIQLGSGVVMLIVMTGLAMIFGVKFTKALEGGIKLAIALTGIGAIIGILTGAFSESLQAFVKNTGISLNIIDVGWAPLATITWGSPYTLYFLLVMLVVNIVMIVMKKTDTLDVDIFDIWHLSITGLLIMWYAARNHLPVLVSLIIATVAVVLVGVLKIINSDLMKPTFDDLLGTGAQSPMTSTHMNYMMNPIIVLLDKIFDKVFPGLDKYDFDAAKLNKKIGFWGSKFFIGMVLGFVIGIMGDPHFSVESIRNWFGLGFTAGACLELFSLIGSWFIAAVEPLSQGITNFANARMQGRRFNIGLDWPFIAGRAEIWACANILAPIMLIEAVLLSKVGNGILPLAGIIAMGMTPALLVVTRGRLIRMIIFGSLLLPLFLLSGTMIAPFATELAKKVGAFPAGASASSLITHSTLEGPMEKIFGYVIGQATTGQIASIITLIIFVVIYLGLFAWYAQQMKARNAQYAKTVK; this comes from the coding sequence ATGCAACCTTTTTTGGACGTTATTAACAAGGTTCTAGGCTTCCCTATTCAGTTGGGCTCAGGTGTAGTCATGCTGATTGTTATGACAGGTTTAGCCATGATTTTCGGGGTTAAATTCACAAAGGCATTGGAAGGTGGGATTAAGTTAGCCATCGCCTTGACAGGAATTGGAGCCATTATTGGGATTTTGACAGGGGCTTTTTCAGAGTCTTTGCAGGCCTTTGTAAAAAACACTGGTATCAGTTTAAATATTATTGATGTGGGCTGGGCACCGCTTGCAACAATTACCTGGGGTTCCCCTTATACCCTTTATTTCTTACTGGTGATGCTGGTGGTCAATATTGTCATGATTGTCATGAAGAAAACAGATACCCTTGATGTCGATATTTTTGATATTTGGCACTTATCCATTACGGGCTTGCTGATTATGTGGTATGCCGCTCGCAATCATTTACCAGTTCTTGTGTCTCTTATCATTGCGACTGTAGCTGTTGTTCTTGTCGGGGTGCTTAAGATTATTAATTCTGACTTGATGAAACCGACCTTTGATGACCTGCTTGGGACAGGGGCTCAGTCACCGATGACTTCAACCCACATGAACTACATGATGAATCCTATTATTGTGTTGCTTGACAAGATTTTTGACAAGGTCTTTCCTGGACTAGATAAATATGATTTTGATGCTGCCAAATTGAACAAAAAAATTGGTTTTTGGGGCTCTAAATTTTTTATTGGGATGGTTCTAGGTTTTGTGATTGGGATTATGGGAGATCCTCATTTCAGTGTTGAGTCTATCAGAAATTGGTTTGGTCTAGGATTTACAGCGGGTGCCTGTTTGGAACTTTTCTCTTTGATCGGTTCTTGGTTTATCGCAGCTGTTGAGCCCTTGTCACAAGGGATTACCAATTTTGCCAATGCTAGAATGCAAGGACGTCGTTTCAATATTGGTTTGGACTGGCCTTTCATTGCTGGTCGAGCTGAAATCTGGGCCTGTGCCAATATCCTTGCCCCAATCATGTTGATTGAAGCCGTTCTTCTTTCAAAAGTCGGCAATGGGATTTTACCACTGGCTGGAATTATTGCCATGGGGATGACACCAGCTCTTCTTGTGGTCACACGTGGTCGTTTGATTCGTATGATTATTTTTGGTTCTCTCTTATTGCCACTATTCCTCTTGTCAGGGACTATGATTGCCCCATTTGCGACAGAATTGGCTAAGAAAGTCGGGGCTTTCCCAGCAGGTGCGAGCGCTAGTTCCTTGATTACCCATTCAACACTTGAAGGACCAATGGAGAAAATCTTTGGCTATGTGATTGGTCAAGCGACAACAGGTCAGATTGCCTCAATTATTACACTAATTATTTTTGTGGTCATTTATCTAGGCCTCTTTGCTTGGTATGCTCAACAAATGAAGGCACGTAATGCTCAATATGCCAAAACAGTAAAATAA